GGCGCTTACTTTTTTTTAAACGGCTGGGAAGGTTGCCGCCGTGCAAGATTGGCATATAGGGCAGTTTAAAAAAGCGGCATAAAGCAGCCACAATAACCGCATAATAAAAATTCTGTGTGCTGTAGGTGTCTATCAAGACTAGGTTGACACGATTTCTATTTTGGACAGTTGCGAACGCCATATCCAACAGTCGAAAGGTTTTATTTTGTTTAGAAGATGCTGTTATAACTGCATATCCCTCTGCTTCCAGTTTAATTGGAAGTTCGTCGATAGCCGTAGGATTCTTGCCGTGGACTGCGAGTTTATTTCCTATGTAAAGCAGGTTTTTTCTTGGGTGCATAATCTATATTCAACAAACATAAGGCATATATAAAGGCTGGGGCGGCGATGCGCATTGATGTGGTGACGATTGTAAGACCCCAGAATAATAAAAATGGATAGAAATAGATGTTCTTTCGGCCTTTCATTTTTGTTAACATAGGAGCGATTAAAAGAATTAATAATGCTAAAATACCCAGTAAACCATGTTCAGATAACATGCGTGATATTTCATTATGGGATGCGGAAATAATTCCCATTTCTTCCCTAAATTGAAACTTGCCCTGTCCAATTCCAATTCCAAAAATCGGATTCTCCTTGAAGGCATCAATCTCTACGGCCAATAAATCGACACGACCGGTCGTAACATCTTCCTTTTCCCTTCCCAATGCATCCTCATTGGCATAACGATTTCCAATAAGGCCCCCTGTTTGTACCAATGTATATGACCAAACCATCAGGGCTACACCTAATAAAGATAATACTTTAACAGTTATTTTTGCTTTGCTTTTTATATTACTGCTTACGTATATAAAAACTATAAAAACTACCGAAATAATCAGTGAGATCAGAACCCCTCCCCTAGAGAATGTAAGCAATGCACGATATGTCATTACAATCATTAAAAACATCATACACCATTGAACAATTATATTTCTATAGGGAATCAATAATCGGGAAAATAAAATAAACATTCCCAATCCTAATACAGTAGCTACTTGGTTTGGTCCATACCCACCTGACAAAGCAGCATTTGAAGCAGTGCCAGTTACAACTTCTTGAATATCGGGAGTATATAATATTATATACACTACTGTACTTATTAAAGGATAAACTATAAAATCTAAAACCTTAAGAAAATTTTTTAATGATATTGTTCTGCCATAACAGAAAATAGCAGCAAAACTTAAACATAAAGGCCCGCTGAGATTGAAAAGTACTGTAGTTCTAAAATTCGCATCGTAAGAAATCGCATCCAATGATACCAAAACACCAGGCAATAATAATAAAATGTAACCTATATAAGAAATTGCGTTTCTTTTAAAACCCAAATACAATATTCCCAATAAAACAAAAAACATAACAGCATACTTTCCCGTTTCATAGAAAACAAAAGCTTTGGTCATACGAAGAAAAACCTCCACTCCAGTAATGTAAGCTGCAGCAAGAAGAACATAAAGAGCTTTATTCTTTTTTAGTATTATAGAATAAATAAAATAAACTAAAATACCAAGCATATAAAACACCATCAATGAACGATCTACATACGCCAATAAACCTATCAAAATATGAAAGATTATTGCATATAGGGGTTTTATGTTTTTAAGGGCTAGCAGTTTAATAATTATATATGTTTACATTTAATTTAGCTATAGATTTCCGAAAAAACCCGATTGTTATAGTTTTGATATGTAAAACGTTTGGCGATCTTATAATTATATTTTGTGATATTTGTGAAATCGTCTTCTGTAACCTCAAAGCTCTTATTTATTGAATTAACAATTCCACTAATGCTTATAGCATTTATTAAAATTCCGTTTTTTTCGTCCTGCACATATTGGTTGATGCATGAGATGTTAGAAACGATAGGAATACACCCAAAATTCATTGCCTCACCCAATACCTTTGGAAATCCCTCACTTTTAGAAGGAAGCACCAAAAAATGGCATTTTTCATAAATACTTACCACCTTTTGCTTTGGCAAGGAACCATAAAATAGTACCTCTATTGATAGCTTTTTTGCCAATAACTCCAATTCCTGTTTTAGATGACCATCCCCCACTATATGCAAACTACCAAAATTTGCAGGAAGGTTCATGTTTTTAAGCGCTTCCAAGAGTAACATACAACCTTTGTTTTCGTTCAATCCGCCTACAAAACAATAATCTATTTTATCCTTTATGTTTTTAGAATCAATAAATGATTTTCCTTTTAATCTGTCCAATGAGTCCAAACAAGGATTTTCAAAACTAAGTATGTTTTTAGGCTGATTAATCCAGGCACCATTAACAGTTACCTTTGAATTTTTTCCTAAGTTTTTTAACCACTTACGCTGGATGTTATAGAAAAAAGGGGCATTGCCCTGCCAGTCGCCCGCATATTTAAACCAAAATTGTTTTTTGGGAAAAAAATATGAGACAATCATGGCAGCAACCGCGGGGTTTGATGGAGCACGAACGTGTATATATTTAGATTTAAAAATTTCGCGAAATATTCTCAAAAAATATACTGGATAATTAAGGATAATAAAGAATTTAGAAACTACTGTTTTGCCTCCGGTATTTTGAAGTCCAATAGTATGGATA
The Aequorivita iocasae genome window above contains:
- a CDS encoding glycosyltransferase, with the protein product MPENIPSHIKLLVVSDTGMFQKNGNTYAFGPVVKELGELNFFNNIIWIGFNKKQLAGNKSFLEITDERIHTIGLQNTGGKTVVSKFFIILNYPVYFLRIFREIFKSKYIHVRAPSNPAVAAMIVSYFFPKKQFWFKYAGDWQGNAPFFYNIQRKWLKNLGKNSKVTVNGAWINQPKNILSFENPCLDSLDRLKGKSFIDSKNIKDKIDYCFVGGLNENKGCMLLLEALKNMNLPANFGSLHIVGDGHLKQELELLAKKLSIEVLFYGSLPKQKVVSIYEKCHFLVLPSKSEGFPKVLGEAMNFGCIPIVSNISCINQYVQDEKNGILINAISISGIVNSINKSFEVTEDDFTNITKYNYKIAKRFTYQNYNNRVFSEIYS
- a CDS encoding O-antigen ligase family protein, with product MIGLLAYVDRSLMVFYMLGILVYFIYSIILKKNKALYVLLAAAYITGVEVFLRMTKAFVFYETGKYAVMFFVLLGILYLGFKRNAISYIGYILLLLPGVLVSLDAISYDANFRTTVLFNLSGPLCLSFAAIFCYGRTISLKNFLKVLDFIVYPLISTVVYIILYTPDIQEVVTGTASNAALSGGYGPNQVATVLGLGMFILFSRLLIPYRNIIVQWCMMFLMIVMTYRALLTFSRGGVLISLIISVVFIVFIYVSSNIKSKAKITVKVLSLLGVALMVWSYTLVQTGGLIGNRYANEDALGREKEDVTTGRVDLLAVEIDAFKENPIFGIGIGQGKFQFREEMGIISASHNEISRMLSEHGLLGILALLILLIAPMLTKMKGRKNIYFYPFLLFWGLTIVTTSMRIAAPAFIYALCLLNIDYAPKKKPALHRK